From the genome of Ovis aries strain OAR_USU_Benz2616 breed Rambouillet chromosome 5, ARS-UI_Ramb_v3.0, whole genome shotgun sequence:
TGACAAGATTAGGGTGTGAATAGGGTTTGTACTCCTTTAATTTCATCTCACATAGCTGGTCTCTTAAtcttgatgagcttctctggtttctttaatcttgcctcaggtGTTTTCTAGGCTGCTCCTCAACAGTTCCAGTCCAGCCTtgggaactcagggaaggtcaaggagccTGGAGTCTTGCCTGGCAAAGTGCattgcttctctgttcatggagcCCTGTAATCCAGGCCACCCAAAACAGCTATTCCTATTTCCAGGCAAGCAGGTAGGTGATGCCTTAGCTCATGGCTCCCTTCCTTCATCCTCAAAGACAGCAATGTTGTATCTCTCTGACCCTCTGTATTAGTCATGTTTCCCCTGAAGAAAGACtacaaaattttatgtaaatgctAGTTAAAAGCAtgtgccccaccccccaaaaatacATAGAGGCTGGAGGTAATTAGGAGAGAAACAGCACAGTAATTTGAATGGAGAAAggtaaaaatttattaattttattgggaTTGTAGCACAGAGGCATTCCCCAGTAAGAAGTAAAGAGAACTctaaagaatacaggagtagcagatataggaaatccaaaaaaggggaCCTAGGTATACAtaaagctgattcattttgctgtaaaggaggaactaacacaacattgtaaagctcagttcagttcaattcactcagtcgtgtccgactctttgtgaccccatgaatctcagcacgccaggcctccctgtccatcaccagctcccggagttcactcaaactcatgtccatcgagtcagtgatgccatccagccatctcatcctctgttgtccccttctcctcctgcccccaatccctcccagcatcagagtcttttccaatgagtcaactcttctcacgaggtggccaaagtactagagtttcagctttagcatcattccctccaaagaaatcccagggctgatctccttgcagttcaagggactctcaagagtcttctccaacaccacaaagcTACTGTActccaaaaaaaattaattaaaaaaaaaaaactatacttcaacaaaaaattttttttcaaatagatgGCCAAATAAATGATGGCCAGTGATATAGCATCATACTCTAATAAAtacttcacacacaaaaataataagaataacaTATAAGGAGCAGACGATACTTTCTTCTAGGGCTCAAAGTATTGAAAGACAATACTTTCTTCTAGGGCTTTcttctagttgctcagtcatgttcaactctttgtgaccccatggactgtagccttctaggctcctttatccatgggattctccaggcaagaatactggagtagactgtcattcccttctccaggggaatcttcccagcccaggaatctaacctacattcctgtgtttcctgcattgcaggaggattctttacccactgagccatcggggaagcccccaAGAATAAGGACCCAATTCCCCTCCCCACCAGAAGGGTGGTGATAGGAGAAGCTGGTACAGGAGAAACTCTGTGTACTGCAGCACCCTGGTGCTAGGTGCAAAtgctattttgaaaaaataatagggaaaaaatatggaaaatgtaGGAGCTCTTATCCATACCAATCAAGTTTGAAACCAATATCACACACTGCCTTGTACAGATAACCAgctgtttttttgtgtgtatgtctgaACTTCCCTGCTAGAAGCTATACTCTTTTAAGCCTAGGATTATATTTCATCTTCTTCCTGTGGCCAAGCCTGAAATGAGTATATGCTTGATAATTTAGTTTTGAATTTATGAACTCCAAGGGAAGAATCTTAttaaacttgcttttttttttttctattaatttttactctattttttccTACTAGAAAGGCAAGAAATGTTTATTGGGGAAAATGCAAATATAgaataacaggagaaaaatattaaTCCTATTTCCACTCCCCCTAAATAATTACTGTTGATACTCCAGTGTATTTTTTATGTacaaatagttgtttttcttttttaaaaaacatagatgTACACACATCATATCCTATACGCAGGGTTAGGTTGTTGATTTAACCATTTCCAGTATGGaacttttcagttcttttcaaattttcccaTTATAAATAATCCCATAATGAACACTgttgtgtttaaaatattttctagtagGCCAATTTCCTAAAATGGCTGTCTCACACGCGAAATTACTAGGCTACAGGGTACAAATACGTTTAAGGCCactgaagaaaactgaagatcaCCGGGCATTTGCTTCTAAACACGGAAACTGGTAGTTTCCCGTTTTCAAGACACAAACCAGAAGCCTCTTCAATGCCACCCAGTACTACCAAAATAGGTACACGTGCGACTCTAACTCTCACTGTCCGCTTCACGCCCCTCCCTCGGAGAAAATGCCTCCCAGCCATAAAAGACTGCCTGATCCTGGACCTTTGGGCCTTTGGCCTTCATTTGTCCCCAGGCCACCCATAGGAGAGGTGGCCCGACTAGGCGTGCTGGGGCAGATTTCCCTACGGCCCTGGGGGTGTGCGTGACATTCTGGGCTCCGAACCCCAAGTCCCGGGCTCTGCAGGGCACGGCCACCTCGCGAGTAAACCCGGAGGCTTAAAGCAATAGAAGCCTCAGTTTACAGAGCTCCAGGGAGGGCCCAAAATACGGCAAATCCTTCTCCACGCCGAGATTGGCCCAGCCTTTTTCTGCATCTCCTCCGCAGCCCCTCCTCTTCCCCGCGCGGTTCACTCAGTCCACCCTCCAGACCCAATACCGACTTCCGATTCTTCCCAGCTGAAGGGTCACCCAAGCCCCGCGGGTCCCCgtccctcttcccttctctttccgCACCGACCAAGCCTGTCTTAGTCTCCACAGTGAGAAGTCTCCGCCGCCCATAAGCTTCTGACCGCCTTACAAGACCCGCCATCAGACCCCCATCACCTCTTCTCCATGTCTTTCCACGTATCTGTCCCGACTGTCCCTCTGTCTTTCCCGCCATGACTGTTTTTCTATCCGGTTTCTATCCCGCGGGTCTGCAGGTCCTCTGGCCCTGGTCCTTCCGTTTCATCCAGTCTGAACCTGTCATGACAGTACCTCTCTCTTTAGGTCCCCCCTTCACAAGCCCCACCGTGTAACTGTCCCTCTGCGCCTCCGCCCACGTCTGTACTTCTGTCCCCCGAAGGCGATCCTCTGTCCCCGGAGTCGGGCCCTCCATCCAGCCGGGACCCCGCTAACCATCCCTCCCAGAGCCCGGAAAGTCTGCGGCCCGGTTCGTCTCCCTCATCAGGGGAACTCTTCCCTCTTCCACTTTCTCTACTTTGAACCCATCCCAGCAGAGTCCAGGAAGTAGCCAAGCGCCGGGGACTGGCGGCGATGGTGCCCAATGGGACGTGCCAGCGGCGGCGGAGGCCCCGCCCAGAGAGGAAAGGCTGCCAATGAGCTCACGGAGGCGGGACTTCCGCTGTCCCGCGGAGGGCGGGGGGCGAGCGAACTGTTGTGGTACGGAGCGTTGGGCGGGCGGCGGCCAGGCGGCCCAGGGGCTGCCTCGGGACTCGGGGCGCAGCCGAGCGGCTGCAGGGGTGGGGCGGGCCGGAGGAGCCGCGGGGCCCGGGCGCCGCGGGTTCGAGGCCGGGCCCCGCGCGGGGAGGCCGCGCCACCCCGGGGGAGCTGCCCGGCGGCGAGTTTGCCCAGCAGCCGAAAGAAGGCGGGAGCCGGCAGGGGCCCTCAGAACCCTCTGGCAACCCGGGCCCGGAGTCCTCGGGGAGCTGCTGCTTCCTGGGACGCCCTCCTGGACGTCCCCGCCGAAGGGTAACGTTTCAGGGCGCCCGGCAGAAGGCGCCTCAGGGTGACTCCCGGCGGGGCCCTGCAAGCCGCGGGAGACGACCCCGGGGCCGCGAGCAGGGAGGAAGGGGCTTGGTGGAGACGCGGGCCGGGAACCGAAGGAGCCGGAGCGCGGCGGAGCCGGGCCTCCCGGGCGCGGGGCCGGGCAGCGCCTCGGCTGAAGACGGACTCTGGGACCCTCGAGTGCGGGGGCCTCGGCGACCTGCCCCGCGGGGAGCGCGGCTGCGGAGTGGCCTACGGGGGACCTTCCCCCAGAGGGGCCGGCCCGGGGCGAGGAGATGAACGGCTTTAGCACCGAGGAGGACAGCCGCGAAgggccccccgccgcccccgccgccgccccgggCTACGGCCAGAGCTGCTGCCTCATCGAGGACGGCGAGCGCTGCGTCCGGCCCGCGGGCAACGCCTCCTTCAGCAAGAGAGTCCAGAAGAGCATCTCGCagaagaaactcaagctggaCATCGACAAGAGCGTGAGTCCGCCCTCGCCCCCGGCTGGGTCCCCGCTCTGGGCGGCTCTCGGGCCGCTGCCCTGGGCTGCGGGAGGGACTCGGGGGCCCTCCCCGCCCTGGGCCTCGCCGCCCTTTATCTGCAAATTGAGGAGTTGGACTCGGGCTCGCAAAGGCCGCTCGGCGTTGACGGGTTCTAACTAGGACTCTGCCCAAATCCGGGAGGTTGGTGGCGGGGCTGCTCCGAGGACCCTTCCTGCCTGGGAAAATCTGATACCAATTTTTAGCGCGTTTTATCGGTGTAGACAGGGGATCAGGAAGAGGTGGGTTCATTTGGTTGGCCCACGGAGGAGCAGGTGATGAAGGGACCCGGCTCTTCTCCAACTTCTCCCTCCTTCTCGGATCCCTGTTATTCCTTAAGAAAAGGAAAGGTGGCAGCTCCTTTCCTGTCTGCGGCAGCCTCAGCTTTTGCACAGGGTCGCCGAGCTCGCTGCTTAGCAGGCAGCTGTGGGGAAATGGGATTTCAAGGATGTGGCAGAAATAAGGCCAGGACCTGGTCTTGGGAGGTGGCTCAGGCAGTCAAAGTGACTTGGAAGGAAGAAAATCCACTTTTATAGGGTTAACTTCTTTAGCAATGCCCGGGGAGCGGTGAGGGGGGGGTAATTTAAATTTGAATAGAAAACTTTTCCGGTGCGATTTCACCACTGTAGTTAACTGTTCTAAAAATTCTGAAGATGTGCCTATTGTCAACCAATTACGAACTTTTTCCTTTGACATCTGTTGCTGTAAGCCTAAAGTGGCTGCCAGGTGATTAGGAATTGGAAATGAGTTAGGGGGGTATTATTAAATACCAGGTGGACCAGCTAAATCAGGTGGTTACCATCTCTTCTAAGACCAAAATTTCTCCACTTTGGGGGGAAATCAGAGATTGCTCATTAAACTGAAAGGACACCCACTTTTTCCACTTCTGATGTTAcaagggaaactgagacccagagataGGAAGCGAGGgtgccaaagtcacacagcaccTAAGAGGCTGGTTAATTTCTTGAATCTGTTGTCTGATTTACCTCTAGGCCTCATACATAAGCCTTGATTAAgtcttcaataaataaaaaattaaaaatatcttccctGCACTTTCTTCTACACTCTTACTCTCACGCCCAGTTGTTGTTTTAAGTTAACAGTTATATTTGCAACTCTCCAATGGAAAGATGCTATTTTTAAGTGGTTAGGGGTGAATTGATGGCTTTCTCACTACAAGTCTCTATCAGTGAATGAAAGGAATTCATCTGAGAGCAAATAACTGGCTAGCCACTGTGGTGGCCTGGAATGGGACAATATGGAAGTGAAATGCTCAATTCTAGGACAGCAGTGGATTCATCCTCATGGAAGCACTGCCCACCTTCTGTGTAGATTGCTGGGAGTCTGTACTTAATATTTTTTCCAGTCCTTAAGAAACAGAAATTCCCAGTTCTTTTAAACCCACCATCTGAACAGTTTTATTACTGCATCTGGGACTCCATTTTCCCAGTGACCCCTCTGGAAAACTTGTGTAGGGCTAGGTTGACTTTGATACACACTGTCTGGAAGAGAGGCAGCCTGAGCCTGGTACTAAGAGTCCCCAAAAGGTAATGCTTTTGAAGGAGTAGGATTTCAAGGCAGACTCACTCACTCAGTTTGTTTCAAGGTGGTGTTGTAGAGTCATTATTTCTGAAAGGGATTCTATTTCATTCTCACAGGCTTAGGCAGGAATTCAATTCTAAGTAACTGCTATGTTACAAGAATTTTTAGCTGTTGcagaaagtgaaacaggaaaaaaaaaaacacaatacttAGAGCTTTTCCTATCAccctccttcctccacccccaACTCTCCAAAGGCCACTGGGCTTTGAAATTTCTGAAAACCAATATGTACTTGAAATGGTTAAGGAAGAATAATGACTATTTATCTTGTAAAAGGgtctagcagaaaaccttttaaaataatagcaCCTGAAATCCAACTCAGGCAGTTTAACTCCTTCTGTATAGACATTGGCAGTGTTCTGTGATTTACTAAGATAGAACTTGCTTTCAAACATCCTCCAATTGACATATATCTGCTTTTTTCTGGaggaaagtggaagtggagaacAGTGTAAGGAAGATGTTGCCGTAGGAAAGGACACGTGCCCAGGGTTAGAAGGTCTGCATGACCTTGGCCAGGTCATTTCCTCACTCAAGGTGGCCTCAGTTTATCTCTCTAGAAAATGAGATGGGAGCCAGGGGGTTTGCACTAGTGAATGCTGAGTTCTTTTCCATCTAGGACTCTAGCATCTTGACCTGAAATCTCCCAGTCACAGCTTTAGGAATCATGCCTTCTGCCTGTTCTTTTTCTAAGACTGTCAGTCTGTGAATTTGCAGGACAGCTTAGTCTTACATGTGAAACTAGCTAGCATGAAGGATGTAGGATCTGTTGTGAATGTGCTTTCTTCCCTGATGAAAACATGTCCGGTCCTCTGTGCATCAGCTGGATGGGATTTTTTGAGACTGTGACACATACTGTGTCTGAAAGTCCTTTGACAGAGTTGAACCTGGCAAACTCGTTCAAATTTATAGCCATATGTAAATGTGGCTTTTACTGGCCTAAGCTGCTTTTAGATGCAAGGGGCTGCTTGTGTTGGTACAGCAACATTTATTGGATACCTGCTGTCTGCAAGATACTATCACAATGTAAATGTAAAACTACTCATGGCTCACTAATCTAACCACATGAAAgtgctgattcatgtgaataaGAAacagtttccattattttctccatGGAAAGGCCTGAATTATGCTGGCTTCCTATCAGCTTACTTTTATCTTTAAGCAGTTGAGGAATAAACTCATTCAGAAGTCTCTCAAGAACATTTGGGTAACAGCTGGTTCAGTGTCAACAACCCCAAGTCATTTACACAGGCATTCAGTTTGTTAGGTTCTTGAATGGTTCCTCCATCTCAACCCTGGTACTTATATTCTTAATAAAATCACGTCCTTCACATCTTAGCTGCTGCTTCCACCTTCACTTACTATTATGCTTCCAGCCTACATGAGAAAATCAGTAGTGGTATCCAGCTTCTTTTATGTGGTTTCACCTTGTGAGAATCTCGGCacctctttctgcttctctttgtgGATTCCCTGAGTGCTGATGCAAGAATTATAAATTGATACATAGAAATAGTTTTTCAGAGGGTTGTCATGGTACAGTAGTTGCTATTGTCAGTGTAAAAATAGGATGGCCGGCTATTCTATCATTACCACAGTGCCTACTTTCCTGCGCCCAGGGGCAGTGCATTCCAACCCCCTGTAAGTTACTCACTCCTACAGGTCTGAAGACAGGTCTGGGGACTCTGTCTTGTTTGAAGGAAAGTCTAAGCTGTTCTCATGTCTCAAACCCCTTAATTTCTCCTGATGCTCCTACACAGGCAGTCGCTTTCACCTAAGTGACACAGTCTCTTCAGGGGCCCCTCACTCACGCCTTCTGTCAGCCTCCTTTGAAACTTCAGTCTTGACTGTTGCACCCAGAATGCTTCCTGTCTCCCTGCAGGTCCTCCCTTCTGGTCAGGGACTTCCACTCCAGCTGTATCTGTCACATGTGTTGTGTTTATCATTCAGGGGGAACTTGATTTATGATGAACTGCTCGGTGTgatattagtgttctctttgaggAAATGATGGCTTGTATCTGTTTCTTCCTGTGGTCTCTCCAATGcctcacaaaggagaaaaggcccATAATTTGACAGATACCTGTTGCTGTTTCCATGGGATTGGCAACTCTGACTTTAACTTGCTTCCCATCAGGTAAGGCATCTGTATATTTGCGATTTCCACAAAAATTTCATCCAGAGTGTACgaaataaaaggaagaggaagacaagTGACGATGGCGGAGATTCTCCTGAGCATGACACTGACATTCCTGAGGTAAAAGTCCAGAACTTCACCTTGAGAAAGCTGGGAGGATGGATTCTGACCTGATCCTTACCTCTGGCCTGGTTTAAGAAATAACTGTAGTCACCTTTGTGTTGCTGTGGTGCATCTGAAAAGTGAATCATAGCATCATAGTAATATGGAATCTGAGGGCTGAAAGCTTAGAAATCAACTGGTCTAACTGCCCCCCATTTTACTGACAGGCACACTCAGGGTCACACACTCAGTTTGGGGGCCCCAGTCCAGTGCCCTCTTCAGTGTCTGTGCTGCCTTTCTTCAAGAAGCCCCTGAAAAATGCTTAAATAGAACCACAATGCCGAGTTTTTCAGAACTTTGGTTTACCCTTAAAGTTGGAGACTGAGTGTGTATGGATTGGGGAAGTCACTTCCGTTTTGTTTCCTGGTCTGCAAAATGAAGGTGTAAATTGTCATGTCCCACCAGCTCGGATTTTCTATCACTCTCTGATTCCTGGTCTAGGCTTATTCCCAAAGATCTATTCCAAGGTCAGTTACACTGGCACAGAGTTTCTCAACAGtggcactgttgacatttggaGGCAGATAATTCTTTGTGGTGGCGGCTGTCCTGTGCCtcgtaggatgtttagcagcatccctggcctctacccaccaaGTACCAAGTACACCACCACTCCCAGTGTTTCCAGACATTGCATGTGTCCTCTGGGGATAGAATTGTCGTGCTGAGAACCGTCACTTCTCAAACCAGAAGGCCGCCATCCCTTCAAAGTGCCAGTGTCTATTAAGCAAGGTTACAGGAATGAATATCGAATTTTCTATCTATCTAAATTGTTTTCACTTAAGACTCAGCAAAAGAAGAACCATTTATAATGTACATTGAATATTTGATGCATGAATATTTCATAAGGCAACCGCCTGTTAGCACTCAGGGTGAAAATGACTGTGTAGGAATAGAAAGAGTAGGCGGGCCTTTGTCTGCAGATGCGGAggaaaatctttgaaaatatgGCCCTTTCCCCCTGCCCCTCTCTGTGTCCCCTTTTCTATCACTGGTTTACAGTATCTTTCTAATGCttttagcattattattattattattattattcttttatgaACGAATGGATGTAGTCACTGTCAAAAtgcttttcacacacacaaaaaagatttgaGGAATGTTTGAAAAGAATGAAGGACTTTGGTCCCTCGTATTgatcattcattttgtttttaagtgctCTCCACTTGCCTGAAGCAAGAACATCTCTTTTAGAGGCAGGTAAAGGCAGCCCAACTTTCCGGGCCTTCACTATTTCATGACTGTGcagctttcctctcttcctttattagaaaaaaaaaaaaaaagagagtcctTTCCCCTCTGTTACCCAGTCATCTGCAGAGACCCAGACGCTAGCCTGCCGATTTGTACATCTGCTGCAGTAGCTTTGAGCTGTCTCTGGGCGGGGGGCAGTTAAGGACCCTCACACCCGAAGGCTAGGCCTAGGGGAGAGCTACCTGAGAACACTAGTGTGTCCCGCTGTCCTCCTTCACTCCCCTCTGTCCACTCTGGGCCAAGCTCCGACCTGTCCTCCAGGATATCTGTCTGCTTCCC
Proteins encoded in this window:
- the SAP30L gene encoding histone deacetylase complex subunit SAP30L, with the protein product MNGFSTEEDSREGPPAAPAAAPGYGQSCCLIEDGERCVRPAGNASFSKRVQKSISQKKLKLDIDKSVRHLYICDFHKNFIQSVRNKRKRKTSDDGGDSPEHDTDIPEVDLFQLQVNTLRRYKRHYKLQTRPGFNKAQLAETVSRHFRNIPVNEKETLAYFIYMVKSNKSRLDQKSESGKQLE